TATCTTGAAATGGATGTTGATTTGAAAAGTAATACATACGATTTCACTAACAATGTTCAGGTTAAAACATTCCCGAATCCTGTGAGCAGAGATTTATATATTGATCTTACATTGGAAAATGTATCAAAAAATGTAAAAGTGGACTTATTCAATATTGATGGTTCATTGGTTATGTCCAAGTCATTTTCAAATGTACAGGATGAGAGACTAAGATTGGATCTGTCCGGAGTTATTAATGGTGCATATAATGTAGTCATTAATACTGCAGAAGGCACAGTAACCAAAAAAGTTATTGTTCAGAAATAAGATTAAATTACTTGGTTAATACTAAGTGACTGATTATACAAGGGAGGTGAAAGTAAAATTTTACCTCCCTTTTTTTTTTGTACCTTTTGGCTAACTACAGCTATTGGCTGTTGGCCATTAGCTTTTACGTTTTTTCCTCTTTTCCATTGACCTTTTGCCTTTCACCAGCTTTTGGCTGTTAGCCATTGGCTATTAACTTTTTCAACTTTTTACCTTCACCTTTTTCCTAACATCCCCATTCTCACCTGATCACCGATCACCTAATCAATCATTCACTCATTCACCCATTTTTTATTTTTGACAATCCTTTTGGCTAGGAAGCATAAAAGGAACATCAAAACGTTTGTGTTGATAATCCTTTAGGCTGGGAAGCGCAAAAGGAACATTAACACAAACTACCTTTCCCTTCCACAAAGCCAAAAAAACCTTTCCCTGTTGGTTGTGTACCACTGGCTTTTAGCCGTAGCTTTTCCCTTTACTCTTGTCCCTTTTACCATTCAATCATTCACTCATTCACGCATTTTTTATTGACAATCCTTTTGCCTTTCACCAGCTTTTGGCTGTTAGCCATTGGCTATTAACTTTTTCAACTTTTTACCTTCACCTTTTTCCTAACATCCCCATTCTCACCTGATCACCGATCACCTAATCAATCATTCACTCATTCACCCATTTTTTTTTTTTGACAATCCTTTTGGCTAGGAAGCACAAAAGGAACATCAAAACGTTTGTGTTGATAATCCTTTAGGCTGGGAAGCGCAAAAGGAACATCAACACAAACTCCCTTTCCCTTCCACAAAGCCAAAAAAACCTTTCCCTGTTGGTTGTGTACCATTGGCTTTTAGCCGTAGCTTTTCCCTTTACTCTTGTCCCTTTTACCATTCAATCATTCACTCATTCACGCATTTTTTTTTGACAATCCTTTTGCTTTTCACCAGCTTTTGGCTGTTAGCCATTGGCTATTAACTTTTTCAACTTTTTACCTTCACCTTTTTCCTAACATCCCCATTCTCACCTGATCACCGATCACAGATCACCAAATCACCAAATCATCAAATCACCGATCACCCCGATCACCCCGATCACTCCATCCTTTTCACCACAATGTCTGTGAAGTCTTGAATTTCCAGGTATTCTTTTCAAATTGTACGACAAGCGGGAAATTCTTAATTACTGTAAAATAATGAAGCAGTGTAGTGTTGTACAAAATGTCAACCTTGTAAAATCCCGGATCTAAGTTTGAAAAATCCAATTGAAAGCCATTCGGAAAATTATAAACAATGTCTTCTCTTTCTTCTGTTACCAGATTGTGAATGACAGATTTATTGAAGGGATTATCAGGCGAAATATCAGCAGTGATTAAGTTTTTAGAATATTGGTGAGAATTATTTAATAATACTTTACCTTTTCCCAATGGCAATGGATAGGCATCGTAAGGATCATTTTGTTGGGTTTCCAGACTTTTACTTACCGAAGTGATTCTGCAAGGCCCGCTTTTTAAGTCCTGATTATTAAAGATATTTTCAGGACAAATTATGGTATAACTCACAGGCAATTCTGTTAACAGACCTTTTCCATTATCCGGTAAAGTATAGACTCTTTTATCATGGCAAGGTTGCCGGTCCCGTACCCGATCGTCTTCATCCCAACCTGAGTATCCGACAGCGTCACTTAACAGGAACACACTACCAGCATAATGGCGGATAAAAGGTTGTGTGAGAATAATTTTAGGCATTTTAGATAATTTTGTACTAAATTGTCAAAAAAATCCACCCAGTTTACCAAATAGTATCGGATAACCTATGATACAGAAGATAATTCCCCATTTCAACAGAGTTTTTGGTAGTGTGCCCGGTTCGTCATCTGCCAATGCAAATTCTCGACGGGATTTATAAAAGTAGTAGTAAATCTGTACTTTCTGACCCACCTGATATGGGCTGGGATCTCTGTATGTGATTGACTGATATTGATGCCAGCCAATATGGGAGTGGAAATCAACCAATGGTGCCTTACGTCTAAGTTTAGTATTCAGATGGAGATCAGCCGGATTGTCCTGTAATTCAATAACTGTGCCTTCAGCGATTCTGCCTTTTCTTATTGTATGTTCAATTTCATGTGCCTTAGAGTAAGACAAAATAAAACAGTATGTACCGATTAAAGCCAAAATCGGACCGGAAGTTGCGAGAATATTTTGTAGTGTCTGCATATAATTAGGATTTGCCAAATAAGATGAAAGCTAAAGCTAAAAAAAGCCAAACTGCCATAATTATCAAAAAAGTTCCTGTAGTTATAACAGCAGGAACCCCCAGAATCAGACTTGCAATTCGGGTTTTGCCCCAAATTTTCAAAATCATGGCAACTCCGACTATTAAACCTACTGTTACCATTTTTCCCATGAACCAGTTATTATAAAATTGTTTGTCCACTACATATTTCACTCCATAAAAATAGCTATATATCTGGTAAATAAAATAAAGGACGTAACATCCCATCAATGGCCAGAATGATTTTTCAAGAAGATTTTTAATATATTCTAACATTATTTAACCGTTTGATTTTGAGAACATATACATCATAAATATTCCAAAAATGATAATAAGGAGAGTAATACCTGTCGGAATATATAAGATCAGGTTGGACACTTTTTCATTCCCTTTGTATTTCATTATCAAAGAGCAGAATAAGATAAACGCTGTTGTGAAAATCCGTTTAAAATTCATCCAATTATAATAATTTCTGTCAGACCAGTTGTTTAACTCTGTAAAATAAAGGATGATGAAACTTAATAACACTACACTATAGATAACTATCAGTGGCCAGTATAATTTCGGTAGAATATTTGAAATAACATTTGACATAATGAGTAAATTTTTAATAAGGATTAGATCCATAAGTGAGTGTCATCGTCAGTGGTAAACTGAATGGCAGAATATTCAATCTCTATGGAAATGGATGTTTTCTTAAACACAGCTAACAGTTGATTAATCAGGTACATATTGATAATTTTTATGGGGGTTAAAAAAGGGATGTATCAATCCATTCCGGAATTTTAAAGTACATGTTTGAGGCCGACCGAAACTTCATGATACATCGTTTTGAGTATGGGATATGGAATGTTATTTTTTGGATAAATGATATATGACTTCTGTTTCAAATTCATTCAAAACATCCGATTGTAATATCTTAATGATTGCATTATTTGGTTCGTCCGTATAACTATATTTGAGTAAGGAAAGCGTATCACCTTCTCCCGAAATATTGGAAATTTGACTAATGGCGTTTCTGTTCATTTTCCCTAATCGATCATTTGGAAAAATATCATCAAAAATATATTCCATAAACAAGTTGAGCCTGTTTGTTTTGTCAGCATTGTACTCAAAAACATAGCTTGAACTGTATTTTCCATACATATCAAATGCTTTGACTTCCTTAAGGTTTCCTTCTGAATACATGTATTCGTTGGTATATTTTGATCCGGATGCCAGCACCACTTCCTGATTTTTGATGAGATATCCATCTGCATCATAAAAAAAATCGTTTCTGCTGATTTCTTTATCTGTTTCATCAAAACTTACACTTCCGGTAATTCTGCCATTTTGATCTGTGGTATATTCAACTCTGGATTGCCAACTGAGTTTTTTGTCCAAATGTCGTTTGACGATTTTGTTTTCTGAGTATTCAAAAACAATCGTATCTACCGACATACCTTGTCTCAGAATGTCACCCTTTTCATCATACTCAAACCACTTTACAGCATCAGGATCTGTACCATAGGTAACAGTGTGAATAGTTTGAATCGGATTATTTTCTTTAGCTATGGTGATTTCTTTTTCGATTTTTTTACCACAGGAAATGATTAACATAAAGAAAATAAGGATTGTCAAAAATTGATTTAATTTATTCATTATCAGATGCTTAATTTTCATTTAAATAATTAGTCCAGTTTAATGATTTTCTGCACTTCCGATCTTGTTTCGGAATTTATATGCATAAAGTATATTCCGGATGGCAGGTCGCTGATATTAATATTCTGGTCATTTGGAATAGAACTATGTATGTAATTTCCATTGATATCGGTAAGAGTTATTTTGGCGTTAGTTTCTGCTAAATTTCCACCGGATATATTGATTATCCCGGAAGTGGGATTGGGATAAACAGACCATGTCTTTAGTTCCGATACTGTATGAGACACTGAAGACGTAATCGGGTCTGCTATAAATTTGATAATCAGATTCCCTTTCACATCTGCCCCTGACGACATTCCTGTCTTACTTTCCATGAATGCAACCATATCTATTTGGACAGGTCCTTTCTCAACTTTCATCATTTGGCTTCGGTAGAAATAGGACTTCTGATCATCCGCATGAGTGGTCCGGGCAATGGTTGACAATTCGTCCTCTATCCCATTGATAGTTACAGTGGCATTTAAAGACAGGCTTTGCCCCGATCGTATGTCCGTCTCACCGTTGTACAAGATTAAGAGTGTACCCTTTGATGGTACTTCAAAATTTGCATTACCCAGATTAAAAAATTTATCAGGCTGATTAATTTCTGAATTGAAATCCGTGAAGTGGGTTTTGGTTTGAAAATCAGAATCATATTGTATTACTGCTGAAAATACACCATACAAACCAAAATTCAAATTTTCATTTTCACCTGCGGATTTTTGACCATAAATGTAAAATGAATGTTTCCCGGCTGGCAACCAAAGTGTATTATTTATAGAAAATATCCCTCCTTTTCGACGGTCCACAAAATAAAATGACTGGTCATTAGATAAGTTATGATTAGAATTAAAGGGAATTATTTTAAGCGTGATCTCATCTTCAGGAGATGCGTAAAAAGAACCGTTTAGAGATATCAAAACATTTCCTGATTCTGCCATCTCTACCACTAACGTATCTAATATTAATTCATCTGAATTTGCAATATATTGAGATTGAGTGACATTTCTAAAATAAGTTCGTTGTTTATTAACTTCATCCGGAACAAACTCTAATATCATTCTGCCACTGGCTGACATATAGCCGCTGCCATTGCGATCCACCCAGTTCTGTACTACTGCATAGAAATCTTTCTCACCCTTTTCAACTTTGAAAACCCGGCTGTGCATAAAATTATTGACAATATTTTCTTCATTAAATACAATTACCCCGACATTTCCGAAGTTTGTCAGCCAATGTTTCCAGTCATTTATCCCAAAAGTGATCAGATCCCCAACGGATGAATTGCATTCACCTTCGATTCTGGCTATTACATGACCTGATGCAGGAATATCAATGGTGGCTTTATGCATGATATGTGACGTATCTGTACGCACATAAACATCATCAGAAGCAAAATCAAACTGCCATGCTTTTTGTTGAGACAAAACGGGAATGATAAAATATAAACTTAAGAGACAAGTATGTACTGATTTCATTTATTCTGAATTAATATTTTTATAATCTGTTGAAATACGACACAAATATGAGTTGATATTCTGCAAGTATTATAAAATTACTTTCCGGCAGGTGGACGTATTAAAATGAAAAGGGGAATAACGGGTTTGAAGCGTATTGACAAAATTAGTCAGAAGAAATCAAAATGAACTATTCCGGCCAAACTAAATCGTTTCAATACAGGCAAGGCTAAGATAATCTTATTACGTATGAACTCTATTATTAATAATTTTTCTGTACAGTTTTCTTTTATTTGCAAATGAAGTAGATTTTAAAACTGATGAATCAACTCCAGCATAGCAGTTTGTTCAGTCACTCTTTCATGTTTCGCTTCTGCATTGATATATCGTTTTTCATTTTTAGAAGCAAATACTGACATCGAACCATCATCAACCGGATTCTGATTCTGTAAAACAACAGAATATCGTTTTTTGTAAAAAATACTGAAATCTCTCCTGTCTGTTACAATAAAAAATTCACTGTTGTTTATCTCAGGATTGATATAAATATCTGAACAGGATAGGTTGGATTCGCTGGAGATATCATTCTTTTTTACATAAGAAGTTATATTGTAGGATTCTGCTTCCAATTGGCACCAGAACCAATACGGACAAATGACTCTTGCTGGTGCGTTTCTGTTATTATGCAACGCAACAATAAGTGAAAACGGAGATGCTTCACTCCAAATTACAGAAGCAAGATTTTTCACCATTTTCAGAACAGTTTTAGTGACTGTTCCATTACCATTTATTACTTTGATATTCTTTTTCAGTATAATATCATCAGAAGTATAAATCCGATTCGGGTCAAACTGATATGTGGTTCCTTTAAACCTGAAGCTTACATTTCTGTTTTTGGTAGTGTCTTGCGAATGTACTAATGTAATCAGTTTTCCGCCATACTTATTCAAAACCGCCATGCCTGCTTCAAGTGACGCAGTTTCGTTTTCATGTACATGCACATAAACTATTTGTTCACCTGCTTTTTCGAATATATGAAGCCTGACAGTGTCTTCTCCCAGTGGGATCAGTTTTATCTGTGGTATAAAGTCCTGTGCGATGACCTTGAGACTGATAATGGTGCAGAGTGTTATCAAAAACAATTTTTGCAAATAATTCATATTAAGTTTCATCTTATAAAAGGATCCATTTAAAATCTAAAACGATATATTAAATTAACGCTAAAAGTACGCTTTAATCAGTTGGTTATTATTACTTTTGGTCATGATTTGATCACTATTTTATAATAATTATAAGTTATCTCAATCCCAGCCACATCTCAATTTGATTTTTTAGACGTACAAAATTACGACTATAGCCAAAATATGAGATTTCGGAAAAACCCAAATGTAATCAATATGAAATTTTTATTTCCTGCATTATTCATTATTTTCAGTTCCATTATTGGATTAGCGAATAATACTGTAGTTATAAATGCAAAGCACTATTTTATAGACGAAAGTAAAATGCTGATAGTTTCAAATGCAGATTTGGAAGTAATAAATTCCACCTGGCCGGCTATTAAAACACAGATCATTTTCGATACGGTTTATCAATTTATTATTCCACATCACTCTCTTATTATTGGTAAATTATATGAAGTTGTCAATGAATCAAACCAAAAAACTTTTAAACTATACTTTAGCGAACTACCACTGATCCATATCCGGACAGATGAAGAAATTGTGGATGAGCCCAATATTTCAGGTCGTTTTGAGATGATTGAAAATAACGGTCAATTATTAGAATCTTATATCGGTGTTCAGTACCGAGGCGGATGGTCGCAGACTCTTCCCAAAAAATCTCTTGAAATTGAATTTCTTACAGACGAAACCGGAAATGAAACCCGTGATGTTTCTTTATTAGGCATGCATGAGGATGATGACTGGAATCTGCAAGCCATGTATAATGAGCCTTTAAGAATAAGAAGTAAAACCAATAACGAGCTCTGGAAAAAGATTCATACTATACATTATAAAAATAAAGAGCCCGATGCCGTGAATGGAATCAGCATGAAATATGTAGAGCTTTTTATCAATAATGAGTACAGGGGAGTCTATTGTCTGGGAGAAAAGGTAAACAGAAAACAGTTGAAACTTAAAAAACACAATGGAAACATCAGGGGAGAATTATACAAAGGCGTTGGTTGGGGCGCCAGTACATTTACTTCTGTACCTTTGTACGACAATGCATCATTAGATTGGGGCGGATTTGAATATAAACATCCCGATGAAGAAATTGACTGGTCTAATCTATACAACTTTGTGGATTTCGTTATTCGTTCTTCATCAGATAAATTTTATACGGAATACCAAAATTATTTTCACATTGACAATGCAGTTGACTATTTTATTTTTCTGAATCTCTTAAGAGCCACAGATAACACTGGTAAAAATATATACATTGCAAAATATGACACCAACGATAAATATTTTTATGTTCCCTGGGATTTGGATGGTAGTTTCGGAACTATCTGGGATGGCACAGTTGATACCAAAACCAATGGTTTGCTTTCAAATGGATTTTACAATCGCCTGATGAATGATTGTTTTAATAATGGCTTTAGAAATAAACTCCGATCGAGGTGGCAGTCGCTCCGCAGTGATTTGATTAGCCATGATTTTTTACTCAATATGTTTGTAGCCAATCAGGAGTTGCTCATAAAAAATGGTATTTATGAAAGAGAGTCTTTAACCTGGCCTGACTATGCAGTCGATTCAGAAGGAATAGATTACATTTCAGATTGGATAAAAAAAAGACTGGATTTTTTAGATGTAAAGTTTAATGAAACGTGTACTCCTGTTTCTGTAACTGATGAATCCGGATTAATAAACCCGACTATTTTTCCCAATCCTACAAATGATTTGATATATTTTGACAAAACACATTTTTCTGATTTTAATGTGATTGTCAGCAATAAATTAGGGAAGGTAGTTTTGCACAGGAAGATCACAAATGAGGACAAAAGTTTATCCCTGAAGCATTTGGAAAATGGAATTTATTTCATCAATGTAGGTGCGGAAGAAAAAAACTGCACTTTCAAACTTGTACTTTTAAAATGATTCCTTCATTGACCCAGGCACTATTTTTTTGATAATCCTTTTGTTAGGAGATGTTATCTTTTAGCTTTTTTCCTTTTTCCCTTAACCTTTTTCCTTTCACCCTCTTTCTCACCTGATCACAGATCACCCAATCACCCCATCACAGATATATTTACTGCTCTGCTCACCCCCGACCCCTAAAGGGGAGTCCATCCCGCTTACCTATTATTAATTAGCTGTAGCCATTAGCTTTTAGCATTTTTTCCCTTTTCCCTTTCCCTTTTTCCTTTCACCCTCTTTCTCACCTGATCACAGATTACAAGATCACAGATCACCCAATCACAGATATATTTACTGCTCTGCTCACCCCCGACCCCTGAAGGGGAGTCCATCCCGCTTACCAATATCAATTCACTCATTCACCCATTCACCCATTCACCCATTCACCCATTCACCCATTCACTCATTCCCCTTAATTACACAAAATATTAATATGGGCATTGGCTTCAGCATAACCCAATTTGGCGGATTGTTTGATATCAGCGCAGGCTTTACCGGGATTTTGTAGTCTTGAGTAAGTGTTTGCTCTATTGTAAAAAGCTTCTGCAAAATCAGCTTTTTTATCAATCGCCGAGCTGAAATCTTTGAGTGCATTTTCAAAATATTCCATTTCCATAAAACATATTCCTCTATGCACGTATAGAGATGCATTTTTGGGATCCTTTTTTATTAATTCAGTATAATCTGTAATCGCCTCACTGAAGTTGCCCAGATTAAAAGTGCAAATTGCTTTATTGTGCAGTGCATTCTGATCATCCGGATTTAATTGTATGGCTATGGATAAGTCAGCATTGGCTCCATTATAGTCTTCCAGCATTAGTTTGCAGTATCCACGGTTACTGTATAATTCACCATCATCAGATTTTTGTCGGATAGCCATAGAAAGTTCTGAGATAGCTTCTCTCCATTTATTTTGTTTCAGATATATTTTCGAACGTTCTTTGTAGATTAATGCCTGTGATGGATTAGCATCTCCTGCAGCCGAAAAATCTGCTAATGCTCCATGTAAATCTCCCGTTTTTGACTTGCACACCGCTCTGTTAAAATAGGTAGCATATGTTCGTTCACCGAGTACAATGCTTTTATCAAAGTCAGAAATGGCAGCTTCAAATTTATTTTGTTTCATCAGTGCAGATCCTCTGTTGTAGTATGCTTTGGCTAATGTCGGATCTTTGTCGATGGCTTTATTTAAAGTAATGATACAGTTTTCATAGTCTTCAGCCAGTAACTGAGCATACCCCTTATATAAATATGCTTTCGCAAATTCAGGATCTAATCCCAGGACTTTATCGCAGTCGATTATGGCTCCTTTATGGTCGCCGGAGTTTATTTTTGCAACAGCCCGGTTAAAATAAGCTTTGGTGTATTCCGGTGAAATATCCAATGCCTGAGAATATAATTGAATGGCTTTGAAATAATCTCTTTTATTAAAGGATTCTATTCCATTATTCAGTAAATGGATAGCGTCATTTTCCACCTTTTGAGCGAACAAATAACCTGCATTCATGCAGAAAATAATCAGAACTGAAAAAATATATTTCATTATCGGTTTTATTAAATAATACATACAGAATATAACTGTATCGTTATGAATGATGACATTCTCAAATAAAGGGGGATATATTCAGAGATAGAGCAACAATTTTGCCAAAATTCAGAAGGGGATTAAAAAACTATTCAATGGCTTGATTGTTGGACAAAGTTGAAAATTTCTTAGTTAATAATCCTACTTTTGGGACATTATTTTAGCAGATATTTCAAAATTCATGGTAAAGCCTGATATAAAGACAGTTACTAAGCCGGATCCGGGTGCTTCAGATCGTAAGAAGGATCATATTGAACTGGCATTTAAATCCAGGGTGGGTCATTCACTAATAGATACCAGATTCAGTTATGAACCGGCACTCAGCGGTCACCCTGTTGACGGAACTCTTCAGGAAATGACTTTCTTAGGTAAAAAATTCAAAGCACCGATATGGGTATCCAGTATGACCGGTGGTACACAAATGGCAGGTGTTATAAACAGGAATTTGGCGAAAGCTTGTGGTCAGTTTGGTCTTGGGATGGGCCTCGGATCATGCAGACAGTTATTGCACAGTAATACATACCTAAATGATTTTGATGTACGCAAATACATGCCGGATCAACCACTTTATGCCAATCTTGGTATTGCACAAGTGGAACAATTAATCAGCCGGAATGAAATTTATAAAATCAATGAACTTGTAAAAAAACTATCAGCAGATGGTCTGATTGTTCATATTAATCCGATGCAGGAATGGCTTCAGCCTGAAGGAGACAGATATTTTACTTCACCTGTTGATACCATTAAAAGAATATTAGATGCGGTTGATATAAAACTCATCGTGAAAGAAGTAGGGCAGGGAATGGGAAAGGCAAGTCTTCGGGCACTATTCGAATTACCTTTAGAAGCTATAGATTTTGCAGCGAGTGGAGGGACTAATTTTGCATTACTGGAATTATTAAGATCATCTAAGGAGAAAGCGGACATTTATGGGAAATTAGCGAATCTTGGTCACACAGCTGAAGAGATGGTAGATTATGTAAACCAACTGAAAGTCGAAATGGGCGATAAAATGTCTTGCAGACAAGTGATTATTTCCGGTGGAGTGGAAGACTTTTTGGATGGATATTATCTGACACAAAAAATAACAATTCCATCTGTTTATGGTCAGGCATCCGCATTCCTGAAACATGCAATGGGCGATTATGAAGATTTGGAACTTTACATCAGACAGCAAATCGACGGTTTGGCACTGGCAAAAACATTTCTTAAAATAAAAGAATGAAAAGATTCTATGAATGATAAAAGTGTAACAGGTTTTTCAAAGTTTACCAAGGAAGAAAAGCTTGAGTGGCTTTCTGCCAATTACCTGAATGGAGATGATGAAGATTGTGAATCTTTCAAAAAATTCTGGCTGGAAGATGTTGGATCTCAAAAGATTTTAGACGGTTTTAGCGAAAATACAGTTTCAAATTTTATAATGCCCTATAGTCTGGCACCCAATTTTCTAATTGATGGCCACCTGTATTGTGTGCCGATGGTCATCGAAGAAAGCAGTGTTGTAGCAGCAGCTTCTTCGGCGGCGAAATATTGGTTGGACAGAGGTGGTTTTAAAACGACTATTCTTGGTACAACTAAAGTCGGTCAGATTCACTTCAAATGGAAGGGGAGATTTGAAACACTTCAGGGGCTTTTCCCTGCAATCAGAGAAAA
The genomic region above belongs to Saprospiraceae bacterium and contains:
- a CDS encoding tetratricopeptide repeat protein, translated to MKYIFSVLIIFCMNAGYLFAQKVENDAIHLLNNGIESFNKRDYFKAIQLYSQALDISPEYTKAYFNRAVAKINSGDHKGAIIDCDKVLGLDPEFAKAYLYKGYAQLLAEDYENCIITLNKAIDKDPTLAKAYYNRGSALMKQNKFEAAISDFDKSIVLGERTYATYFNRAVCKSKTGDLHGALADFSAAGDANPSQALIYKERSKIYLKQNKWREAISELSMAIRQKSDDGELYSNRGYCKLMLEDYNGANADLSIAIQLNPDDQNALHNKAICTFNLGNFSEAITDYTELIKKDPKNASLYVHRGICFMEMEYFENALKDFSSAIDKKADFAEAFYNRANTYSRLQNPGKACADIKQSAKLGYAEANAHINILCN
- a CDS encoding type 2 isopentenyl-diphosphate Delta-isomerase — encoded protein: MVKPDIKTVTKPDPGASDRKKDHIELAFKSRVGHSLIDTRFSYEPALSGHPVDGTLQEMTFLGKKFKAPIWVSSMTGGTQMAGVINRNLAKACGQFGLGMGLGSCRQLLHSNTYLNDFDVRKYMPDQPLYANLGIAQVEQLISRNEIYKINELVKKLSADGLIVHINPMQEWLQPEGDRYFTSPVDTIKRILDAVDIKLIVKEVGQGMGKASLRALFELPLEAIDFAASGGTNFALLELLRSSKEKADIYGKLANLGHTAEEMVDYVNQLKVEMGDKMSCRQVIISGGVEDFLDGYYLTQKITIPSVYGQASAFLKHAMGDYEDLELYIRQQIDGLALAKTFLKIKE
- a CDS encoding T9SS type A sorting domain-containing protein is translated as MKSVHTCLLSLYFIIPVLSQQKAWQFDFASDDVYVRTDTSHIMHKATIDIPASGHVIARIEGECNSSVGDLITFGINDWKHWLTNFGNVGVIVFNEENIVNNFMHSRVFKVEKGEKDFYAVVQNWVDRNGSGYMSASGRMILEFVPDEVNKQRTYFRNVTQSQYIANSDELILDTLVVEMAESGNVLISLNGSFYASPEDEITLKIIPFNSNHNLSNDQSFYFVDRRKGGIFSINNTLWLPAGKHSFYIYGQKSAGENENLNFGLYGVFSAVIQYDSDFQTKTHFTDFNSEINQPDKFFNLGNANFEVPSKGTLLILYNGETDIRSGQSLSLNATVTINGIEDELSTIARTTHADDQKSYFYRSQMMKVEKGPVQIDMVAFMESKTGMSSGADVKGNLIIKFIADPITSSVSHTVSELKTWSVYPNPTSGIINISGGNLAETNAKITLTDINGNYIHSSIPNDQNINISDLPSGIYFMHINSETRSEVQKIIKLD
- a CDS encoding CotH kinase family protein produces the protein MKFLFPALFIIFSSIIGLANNTVVINAKHYFIDESKMLIVSNADLEVINSTWPAIKTQIIFDTVYQFIIPHHSLIIGKLYEVVNESNQKTFKLYFSELPLIHIRTDEEIVDEPNISGRFEMIENNGQLLESYIGVQYRGGWSQTLPKKSLEIEFLTDETGNETRDVSLLGMHEDDDWNLQAMYNEPLRIRSKTNNELWKKIHTIHYKNKEPDAVNGISMKYVELFINNEYRGVYCLGEKVNRKQLKLKKHNGNIRGELYKGVGWGASTFTSVPLYDNASLDWGGFEYKHPDEEIDWSNLYNFVDFVIRSSSDKFYTEYQNYFHIDNAVDYFIFLNLLRATDNTGKNIYIAKYDTNDKYFYVPWDLDGSFGTIWDGTVDTKTNGLLSNGFYNRLMNDCFNNGFRNKLRSRWQSLRSDLISHDFLLNMFVANQELLIKNGIYERESLTWPDYAVDSEGIDYISDWIKKRLDFLDVKFNETCTPVSVTDESGLINPTIFPNPTNDLIYFDKTHFSDFNVIVSNKLGKVVLHRKITNEDKSLSLKHLENGIYFINVGAEEKNCTFKLVLLK